The Bdellovibrio sp. NC01 genome includes the window GTTCCGGCATTGCGTTTGATCAACTGCTGGATTCGTTTTTCGACTCCCTTGGTGTTTTGATTCCATTTGATCGTATGGGCATCGCTCTTTTAGAAGAAGGTGGCGAACGCATTCGTTTGGTGTGGGTGCGATCCAAGTTACCAGTGGATTCGCTGCCCAAGAACTATTCCTCACTTCTTGTCAGTAGTAGTTTAAGAGCTATTATAGAAACGGGAAAACCACGTATTATTAATGATCTTGAAGAGTATGCAAGGTTACATCCGACATCAGAATCCACGAAGCTGATATTAAAAGATAAAATATTGTCCAGTCTAACGTGTCCATTGCGAGCCAATGACCATGCGATAGGCGTCGTGTTTTTTTCCAGCCGCTTTAAACACACTTATGATGAATCACATGTTAACGTCTTCACACCGATGGCAGATGAATTGTCGGTGATAGTCGAGCAGGCTCGGCTAAAAAACCTATTCGCACAAATCGAAAAGCGAGACAAAGCTTTTGCTAAAGTTCTGCATGATTTAAGATCCCCTTTGAATATCATCGAGGGATATCTTGATTTGGCTTCCAGCGAGGACTGGTATGATTCTCTTCCAGCGGATGTTAAAGATATTTGTGGTATTCTGAAGCGCAATGCAAAT containing:
- a CDS encoding GAF domain-containing sensor histidine kinase, with product MEKKVSGDSERLNSLLSKVLQEITHKMGSGIAFDQLLDSFFDSLGVLIPFDRMGIALLEEGGERIRLVWVRSKLPVDSLPKNYSSLLVSSSLRAIIETGKPRIINDLEEYARLHPTSESTKLILKDKILSSLTCPLRANDHAIGVVFFSSRFKHTYDESHVNVFTPMADELSVIVEQARLKNLFAQIEKRDKAFAKVLHDLRSPLNIIEGYLDLASSEDWYDSLPADVKDICGILKRNANSMVALLNELSDHKEKESFITAFPKEIDLYEFCKELVSSGKILCRSKEIEFTASIASDLPDRCFCDHNLIRRVVENLFSNAVKFSLRKTRVDFSVWVQQARLHFSVADQGQGIRNDDLPKLFTEFGKTRTLPSEGEHSTGLGLSIAKAIVEQHGGQIYASSEFGHGSTFTFWIPITQ